In Streptomyces sp. NBC_01717, one DNA window encodes the following:
- a CDS encoding TerB family tellurite resistance protein, with product MKLRICGIRTIWDAVADGEFFCPGCGGDRNYRRLTGRRRFTVLGVPLLRRGTVGPVVECAACRTHFDTDALDHPTTTRFSAMLRDAVHTVALGVLAAGGTTSRTVLETAVATVRSAGFDDCTEEQLSTVVEVLAADIGHGSAFDAAAEACGAALAIELHEALEPLAPHLAPAGRESILLQGARIALADGPYGQAEREVLTTVGAALQLCADDTARLLAAAARTPS from the coding sequence ATGAAGCTGCGTATCTGCGGCATCCGCACCATCTGGGACGCCGTCGCCGACGGCGAGTTCTTCTGCCCCGGCTGCGGCGGCGACCGCAACTACCGCCGTCTCACCGGCCGTCGGCGCTTCACCGTGCTCGGGGTGCCGCTGCTGCGCCGCGGCACCGTGGGCCCCGTCGTCGAATGCGCCGCCTGCCGCACGCACTTCGACACGGACGCGCTGGACCACCCCACCACCACCCGGTTCTCCGCGATGCTCCGGGACGCCGTCCACACCGTCGCCCTCGGCGTCCTCGCCGCCGGTGGCACCACATCCCGTACGGTCCTGGAGACCGCGGTGGCCACCGTGCGCAGCGCCGGGTTCGACGACTGCACGGAGGAGCAGCTCTCCACCGTCGTCGAGGTGCTCGCCGCCGACATCGGCCACGGCTCCGCCTTCGACGCCGCGGCCGAGGCGTGCGGCGCCGCCCTCGCCATCGAGCTCCACGAGGCGCTGGAACCTCTCGCCCCGCATCTGGCGCCCGCCGGACGTGAATCGATCCTGCTGCAGGGTGCCAGGATCGCGCTCGCCGACGGCCCGTACGGCCAGGCCGAGCGCGAGGTGCTGACCACGGTCGGTGCGGCGCTGCAGCTCTGCGCGGACGACACCGCCCGGCTGCTCGCCGCGGCAGCGCGTACCCCGTCCTAG
- the recO gene encoding DNA repair protein RecO: MSLFRDDGVVLRTQKLGEADRIITILTRGHGRVRAVARGVRRTKSKFGARLEPFSHVDVQFFARGSELIGRGLPLCTQSETIAPYGGGIVTDYARYTAGTAMLETAERFTDHEGEPAVQQYLLLVGGLRTLARGEHAPNLILDAFLLRSLAVNGYAPSFEDCAKCGMPGPNRFFSVAAGGAICGDCRVPGSVVPSAEAVALLSALLTGDWETADACEARHVREGSGLVSAYLHWHLERGLRSLRYVEK, translated from the coding sequence ATGAGCTTGTTCCGGGACGACGGCGTGGTGCTGCGCACGCAGAAACTGGGCGAGGCCGACCGGATCATCACGATCCTGACCCGTGGCCACGGCCGGGTACGGGCCGTCGCCCGCGGTGTGCGGCGTACGAAGTCGAAGTTCGGCGCCCGTCTCGAACCGTTCTCCCATGTGGACGTGCAGTTCTTCGCGCGCGGCAGCGAACTGATCGGCCGCGGTCTGCCGCTGTGCACCCAGAGCGAGACGATCGCGCCGTACGGGGGCGGCATCGTCACCGACTACGCCCGGTACACCGCGGGCACCGCGATGCTGGAGACCGCCGAGCGCTTCACCGACCACGAGGGCGAGCCCGCGGTCCAGCAGTACCTGCTGCTCGTCGGCGGGCTGCGCACCCTCGCCCGGGGGGAACACGCGCCGAACCTGATCCTCGACGCCTTCCTGCTGCGTTCCCTTGCCGTCAACGGTTACGCACCCAGCTTCGAGGACTGCGCGAAGTGCGGAATGCCCGGACCGAACCGATTCTTCTCCGTCGCGGCGGGCGGTGCCATATGCGGCGACTGCCGGGTGCCCGGCAGCGTCGTACCCTCAGCAGAGGCCGTCGCCCTGCTGAGCGCGCTGCTCACCGGTGACTGGGAGACGGCCGACGCGTGCGAGGCGCGGCATGTCAGGGAGGGGAGCGGGCTGGTGTCCGCCTATCTGCACTGGCATCTGGAGCGCGGACTGCGCTCGCTGCGTTACGTAGAGAAGTAA
- a CDS encoding isoprenyl transferase, translating into MAVRGILGGRNRRVYKTPEPHPSGATPPKIPGELVPKHVAVVMDGNGRWAKERGLPRTEGHKVGEGVVMDVLKGCIEMGVKNLSLYAFSTENWKRSPEEVKFLMNFNRDVIRRRRDEMDELGIRIRWVGRMPKLWKSVVQELQVAQEQTKDNDKMTLYFCVNYGGRAEIADAAQRIAEDVAAGKLDPAKVNEKTFAKYIYYPDMPDVDLFVRPSGEQRTSNYLIWQSAYAEMVFQDVLWPDFDRRDLWRACLEYAQRDRRFGGAVEASEKTEPTA; encoded by the coding sequence ATGGCAGTACGCGGGATCCTCGGTGGCCGTAACAGGCGCGTATACAAGACCCCCGAGCCGCACCCCTCCGGGGCCACACCCCCGAAGATCCCCGGAGAGCTGGTGCCCAAGCACGTCGCCGTCGTGATGGACGGCAACGGCCGCTGGGCCAAGGAACGGGGCCTCCCGCGCACCGAGGGCCACAAGGTCGGCGAGGGCGTCGTCATGGACGTTCTCAAGGGCTGCATCGAGATGGGCGTCAAGAACCTCTCGCTGTACGCCTTCTCCACCGAGAACTGGAAGCGTTCGCCGGAAGAAGTGAAGTTCCTGATGAACTTCAACCGAGACGTCATCCGCCGCCGTCGCGACGAGATGGACGAACTGGGCATCCGTATCCGCTGGGTGGGCCGGATGCCGAAGCTGTGGAAGTCCGTCGTCCAGGAGCTCCAGGTCGCCCAGGAGCAGACGAAGGACAACGACAAGATGACGCTGTACTTCTGCGTCAACTACGGCGGCCGGGCCGAGATCGCCGATGCCGCGCAGCGCATCGCCGAGGACGTCGCGGCCGGAAAGCTGGACCCGGCCAAGGTCAACGAGAAGACCTTCGCCAAGTACATCTACTACCCGGACATGCCGGACGTGGACCTCTTCGTGCGCCCCAGCGGTGAACAGCGCACCTCCAACTACCTGATCTGGCAGAGCGCGTACGCCGAGATGGTCTTCCAGGACGTGCTGTGGCCGGACTTCGACCGACGCGACCTGTGGCGGGCCTGCCTGGAGTACGCCCAGCGCGACCGGCGCTTCGGCGGCGCGGTGGAAGCGTCGGAAAAGACGGAACCGACGGCCTGA
- a CDS encoding Fur family transcriptional regulator — MATAPISGTNASPVRGRSTRQRAAVAAALDEVDEFRSAQELHDVLKHRGDSVGLTTVYRTLQSLADAGEVDVLRTTDGESVYRRCSTGEHHHHLVCRVCGKAVEVEGPAVEQWAATIASQHGFVNVAHTVEVFGTCAECAECPTAG; from the coding sequence GTGGCGACGGCGCCGATCAGTGGGACGAACGCATCCCCGGTACGCGGCCGGTCGACCCGGCAGCGCGCCGCGGTGGCGGCGGCGCTCGACGAGGTGGACGAGTTCCGCAGCGCCCAGGAGCTGCACGACGTACTCAAGCACCGCGGTGACTCGGTCGGGCTGACCACGGTCTACCGCACCCTGCAGTCCCTCGCCGACGCGGGCGAGGTGGACGTTCTGCGCACCACCGACGGCGAGTCCGTGTACCGGCGGTGCTCGACCGGGGAGCACCACCACCATCTGGTGTGCCGGGTCTGCGGCAAGGCCGTCGAGGTCGAGGGGCCGGCGGTGGAGCAGTGGGCGGCGACGATTGCCTCGCAGCACGGGTTCGTGAACGTGGCGCACACGGTGGAGGTCTTCGGTACGTGTGCGGAGTGCGCGGAGTGCCCGACGGCGGGGTGA